A stretch of Syntrophorhabdus sp. DNA encodes these proteins:
- a CDS encoding ABC-F family ATP-binding cassette domain-containing protein produces the protein MLIVNNLSKAYGTQILFDGASFTVGPGERLGLVGRNGTGKTTLFRMILGEETPDSGEIHIPRGYTIRHLSQHISFSERSVLAEACLNLPVSDDGRDETYKAKTVLAGLGFTEDEFSSDPGKLSGGFQVRLNLAKILIARPMMLLLDEPTNYLDIVSIRWLTQFLRGWKGEMVLITHDRDFMDSVTTHTMAIHRMRMRKIAGTTHKLYEQIIEEEEVYEQTRVNEEKKRRETELFINRFRAQATRARSVQSRIRQLQKKERMEKLATLESLEFSFNAAPFPGRWLIEADNVGFSYDASGPELIRDLTIAVRKRDRIGIIGKNGKGKTTLLNVLAGELTPRSGTITYSQNLKLGYFGQMNIDRLDPELTIEDEIWSVEPGRGKTSVRGICGAMLFDGDRALKKIGVLSGGERSRVLLGKLLAAPANLLLLDEPTNHLDMESIDSLIEAINEFDGAVMIVTHSEMILDAVAERLIVFDGNRVGVFDGSYEDFLSRVGWEDEAGDRTGESEAALIPAKGSLRKESKRLRADIVNERSRAMTPVKTRINDIESAITETERQLARDNEALIAASQKGDGKSIISLSMSIHEARQRIDGLFDELEVLTLEHDALARDFEQRLNEL, from the coding sequence ATGCTTATCGTCAATAACCTTTCCAAGGCCTACGGGACCCAGATACTTTTTGATGGGGCGAGCTTTACCGTCGGGCCGGGGGAGCGCCTCGGACTCGTGGGGCGGAACGGGACGGGAAAGACGACGCTTTTCAGGATGATACTCGGGGAAGAGACGCCCGATTCGGGGGAGATCCATATCCCCCGGGGCTACACCATCCGCCATCTCTCCCAGCACATCTCCTTCAGCGAGAGGTCCGTCCTCGCCGAGGCGTGCCTCAACCTTCCCGTGAGCGACGACGGCCGAGACGAGACGTACAAGGCGAAGACGGTGCTCGCGGGGCTTGGCTTCACCGAGGACGAGTTCTCTTCGGACCCGGGGAAACTGAGCGGCGGTTTCCAGGTGCGCCTTAACCTGGCAAAGATCCTCATCGCCCGTCCCATGATGCTCCTTCTCGACGAGCCGACGAACTATCTCGACATCGTCTCCATACGGTGGCTCACACAGTTCCTGAGAGGGTGGAAGGGGGAGATGGTCCTCATCACCCACGACAGGGATTTCATGGACTCAGTGACGACCCACACCATGGCGATCCACCGCATGAGGATGCGCAAGATCGCGGGCACGACCCACAAGCTCTACGAGCAGATCATCGAGGAAGAGGAGGTCTACGAACAGACCCGCGTCAACGAAGAGAAGAAGCGCAGGGAAACAGAGCTCTTCATCAACCGCTTCCGCGCCCAGGCGACGCGCGCGCGCTCGGTGCAATCGCGGATACGGCAGCTCCAGAAAAAGGAGAGGATGGAGAAGCTCGCTACTCTCGAGAGCCTCGAATTCTCTTTCAATGCCGCCCCGTTCCCCGGCAGGTGGCTTATCGAGGCGGACAATGTGGGCTTCTCCTACGACGCGTCGGGGCCGGAACTCATCAGGGACCTCACCATAGCCGTCAGGAAGCGCGACCGCATCGGTATCATCGGGAAGAACGGCAAGGGCAAGACGACACTCCTCAATGTACTTGCCGGAGAGCTCACACCCCGCTCGGGCACGATCACGTACAGCCAGAACCTGAAGCTCGGCTATTTCGGGCAGATGAACATCGACCGCCTCGACCCGGAACTGACCATAGAGGACGAGATATGGAGCGTCGAGCCCGGCCGGGGAAAGACATCCGTCAGGGGCATCTGTGGCGCCATGCTCTTTGACGGCGACAGGGCCCTCAAGAAGATAGGCGTCCTCTCCGGCGGGGAGCGAAGCAGGGTGCTCCTCGGCAAGCTCCTCGCGGCCCCGGCGAACCTTCTGCTCCTCGACGAGCCCACGAACCACCTCGACATGGAATCCATCGACTCCCTCATCGAGGCTATCAACGAATTCGACGGCGCGGTGATGATCGTGACCCACAGCGAGATGATCCTCGACGCCGTCGCGGAGCGGCTCATCGTTTTCGACGGGAACAGGGTCGGAGTTTTCGACGGCAGCTACGAGGACTTCCTCTCCCGTGTCGGGTGGGAGGACGAGGCCGGGGACAGGACAGGAGAGAGCGAGGCCGCGCTTATCCCCGCGAAAGGCAGTCTCAGGAAGGAATCGAAAAGGCTCAGGGCCGACATCGTCAACGAACGCTCCCGCGCCATGACGCCCGTGAAGACGCGCATCAACGATATCGAGTCCGCCATCACCGAAACGGAGAGGCAGCTCGCCCGCGACAACGAGGCCCTCATCGCGGCCTCGCAGAAGGGGGACGGCAAGTCCATCATATCCCTCTCGATGTCCATCCACGAGGCGAGGCAGCGAATAGACGGCCTTTTCGACGAGCTCGAGGTCCTCACCCTCGAACACGACGCCCTGGCGAGGGACTTCGAACAGCGGCTGAACGAGCTGTAA